A genomic region of Tigriopus californicus strain San Diego chromosome 1, Tcal_SD_v2.1, whole genome shotgun sequence contains the following coding sequences:
- the LOC131877190 gene encoding uncharacterized protein LOC131877190 (The sequence of the model RefSeq protein was modified relative to this genomic sequence to represent the inferred CDS: added 45 bases not found in genome assembly) — MTLSFASLTVLVAMVALTLGQQEGLFITSIEVKTADGFYSSMTLGFIDIEIINKDVEICRISHLNSDENDFTQNQINEFDGSDLEECRDFPLPGNEIALLRLIHSGPDAWTPEWVRVYNNNGTFLECPDGAEIDNSETHDLNCA, encoded by the coding sequence ATGACGTTGTCTTTTGCTTCGTTGACTGTTTTGGTCGCCATGGTGGCCCTCACCTTGGGCCAACAAGAAGGTCTCTTCATCACGAGTATCGAGGTGAAAACCGCCGATGGGTTTTACTCGAGCATGACTTTGGGCTTCATCGATATTGAAATCATCAACAAGGACGTCGAAATCTGTCGCATCAGCCACCTGAACAGTGATGAGAACGACTTCACCCAGAATCAAATCAACGAGTTCGACGGCAGTGACTTGGAGGAATGCAGGGATTTTCCTCTTCCTGGTAATGAGATCGCTTTACTTCGATTGATCCATAGTGGACCTGATGCTTGGACACCCGAGTGGGTTCGTGTCTACAATAACAACGGAACCTTCTTGGAATGTCCCGATGGT